Proteins encoded within one genomic window of Synechococcales cyanobacterium T60_A2020_003:
- a CDS encoding AarF/ABC1/UbiB kinase family protein, whose protein sequence is MRRLLSGSNADEPELPTPAVLRNILTDLGPVYIKLGQLLSTRPDLLPADYITALSALQSNVPPEDAAEMEGFIRQNLPAPPDELFTEISYVPVAAGSIAQTHKAVLRDGRSVALKVQRPRLESVVAQDIEIIKYVAKLISGTSFGQRYNIVDLADGFSRALQAELDFTKEAQYTERLRANLATSKWFDPNQLVVPGIHWDLTSKKMLVMDWLEGKPILTAEFLGNGYDGDTMAERKAISTLLFRAFFQQYLIEGFFHADPHPGNVFYLNDGRVAL, encoded by the coding sequence ATGCGTCGCTTACTCAGTGGCAGCAATGCCGATGAGCCAGAACTGCCGACCCCTGCCGTCCTGCGTAATATCCTGACTGATCTCGGCCCTGTCTATATCAAGCTGGGGCAATTGCTCAGCACCCGTCCTGACCTCTTGCCTGCGGACTACATCACGGCGCTTAGCGCTCTCCAGTCGAACGTGCCACCGGAAGATGCGGCGGAAATGGAGGGCTTTATCCGGCAAAATCTGCCCGCCCCTCCTGACGAGCTGTTTACCGAGATTAGCTACGTTCCGGTAGCGGCAGGCTCAATCGCCCAAACCCATAAGGCTGTGTTGCGCGATGGGCGATCGGTTGCCCTGAAAGTACAGCGCCCGCGCCTTGAAAGCGTAGTGGCACAGGATATTGAGATCATTAAATATGTGGCAAAGCTGATCTCAGGAACGAGCTTTGGTCAGCGGTACAATATTGTTGATCTGGCGGATGGGTTTAGCCGCGCTCTGCAAGCAGAGTTAGATTTCACCAAGGAAGCGCAGTATACGGAACGGCTGCGAGCCAATCTAGCAACAAGTAAATGGTTTGATCCGAATCAGCTTGTGGTTCCGGGCATCCATTGGGATCTGACCTCGAAAAAGATGCTGGTGATGGACTGGCTTGAGGGTAAGCCCATCTTGACCGCTGAGTTTTTGGGGAACGGGTACGATGGCGACACGATGGCAGAGCGAAAGGCGATTTCGACGCTGTTGTTTCGGGCGTTCTTCCAGCAATATTTGATCGAAGGATTTTTCCACGCCGATCCCCATCCCGGCAACGTGTTCTATCTCAATGATGGTCGGGTGGCACT
- a CDS encoding c-type cytochrome: MKTLFSVLWAALLVFTTFLVASPAIAGDLAHGAQIFANNCAACHAGGGNVVNAAKTLKKSDLEANSMLSLDAIKTQVKNGKMAMPAFNGRLTDADIEDVASYVLAQAEKGW, encoded by the coding sequence ATGAAAACCCTATTTTCAGTCCTTTGGGCTGCCCTACTCGTATTCACGACATTTTTAGTTGCCTCGCCGGCGATCGCCGGCGATCTTGCCCATGGAGCACAGATCTTCGCCAACAATTGCGCCGCGTGTCATGCAGGCGGGGGCAATGTGGTCAACGCTGCGAAAACCCTGAAAAAAAGTGACTTAGAAGCAAACTCCATGCTGTCCCTAGACGCCATCAAAACCCAAGTGAAAAATGGAAAGATGGCGATGCCTGCGTTCAATGGCCGCTTAACCGACGCCGATATTGAGGATGTGGCAAGCTACGTTCTCGCCCAAGCGGAGAAGGGCTGGTAA
- a CDS encoding tetratricopeptide repeat protein, giving the protein MQSLQRFWLRAVRVLGIIILIVWMLSSPALAASSQNSGGTTQGLRQGVAAFQDGNYAEAASFFSQVIEQKPDHAVAYGNRCLSYLELKRYENAIADCTMAIELASDSTVAFVSEAFLNRGLAHYRSRQIQNAIADYTQVLQQNVHDYRALYNRGLAYADFGHYDEALQDYHQAVQQTPIPKEALTLIRNDEGIAYLMLDKPMDAIAAFNQAIQLNTSDIRAFFNRGCAYHRIGKEPLALHDFNQVIALDPTHAQAYLHRGLIQIHMGQTEDAIASLTDAAQQFRAQDNLGAYERTQQLIHQLQFPSGAFG; this is encoded by the coding sequence ATGCAAAGTCTCCAACGCTTTTGGCTCCGAGCTGTTAGGGTTTTGGGCATCATCATTCTCATCGTATGGATGCTTTCATCACCAGCTTTAGCGGCTTCATCCCAGAATTCAGGAGGCACCACCCAAGGGTTGCGGCAGGGCGTAGCTGCATTTCAGGATGGAAACTATGCTGAAGCAGCCAGCTTTTTTTCGCAGGTGATTGAGCAGAAACCTGATCATGCCGTTGCCTATGGAAATCGCTGTTTGAGCTACCTTGAACTCAAACGCTACGAAAACGCGATCGCCGACTGCACGATGGCCATTGAACTCGCCTCTGATTCGACAGTTGCATTTGTCAGCGAGGCTTTCTTGAATCGGGGACTGGCTCACTATCGATCGCGTCAGATCCAGAACGCGATCGCCGACTATACACAGGTGCTTCAACAGAATGTCCACGATTACCGAGCGCTTTACAATCGGGGGTTAGCATATGCCGATTTTGGCCATTATGATGAGGCACTTCAGGACTATCATCAGGCAGTCCAGCAAACACCTATTCCCAAAGAGGCTCTAACCCTGATTCGCAATGATGAAGGCATTGCCTATCTCATGCTTGACAAGCCTATGGACGCGATCGCGGCTTTTAATCAAGCCATTCAGCTCAACACGAGTGATATCCGAGCCTTTTTCAATCGAGGGTGCGCCTATCATCGCATAGGTAAGGAACCACTAGCTCTTCATGACTTCAACCAAGTCATAGCTCTTGATCCGACCCATGCCCAAGCCTATCTTCATCGCGGCCTGATTCAAATTCACATGGGTCAAACGGAAGACGCAATCGCTAGTTTGACGGATGCCGCCCAGCAATTTCGAGCGCAGGACAACCTGGGAGCTTACGAACGAACTCAGCAGCTAATTCATCAGCTTCAATTCCCGTCCGGAGCATTTGGATAG
- a CDS encoding 50S ribosomal protein L32, protein MAVPKKKTSKSKRSMRRSAWKHKAALQAQKALSLGKSVLTGRSESFVYPQADEDEDEE, encoded by the coding sequence ATGGCGGTTCCCAAGAAGAAAACGTCTAAATCGAAGCGCAGCATGCGGCGATCTGCTTGGAAGCATAAGGCCGCACTGCAAGCCCAAAAAGCGTTGTCGCTCGGTAAATCGGTATTGACCGGACGGTCGGAAAGCTTCGTTTATCCTCAAGCTGACGAGGACGAGGACGAAGAGTAA
- a CDS encoding sulfite oxidase-like oxidoreductase, with amino-acid sequence MLGKFFHKPGPELGDRVPPGQHLAKGFPVLTYGETPHISTDQWELKIWGTTTPQTFSWTDLMAMPQTQFTADFHCVTTWSKLDVEWVGVKITDFMAKIPVDPSTISVMAHCYGGYTTNIPFDDFIRDENFLAHTLFGEPLAADHGGPLRLVVPHLYAWKSAKWLNGLEFMDKESLGFWERNGYHRRGDPWAEERYSN; translated from the coding sequence ATGCTCGGAAAGTTTTTTCATAAGCCAGGGCCAGAACTGGGCGATCGCGTCCCGCCAGGACAGCATCTCGCGAAAGGATTTCCAGTACTTACGTACGGAGAAACTCCCCACATTTCAACCGACCAGTGGGAACTGAAAATCTGGGGAACCACTACCCCCCAAACCTTTTCCTGGACTGACCTGATGGCGATGCCCCAGACTCAGTTCACCGCAGATTTCCATTGCGTTACCACCTGGTCAAAACTAGACGTAGAGTGGGTTGGGGTTAAGATCACTGACTTCATGGCCAAGATTCCGGTAGATCCATCCACCATCAGCGTGATGGCGCACTGCTACGGGGGCTACACTACCAATATTCCATTTGACGACTTTATCCGCGACGAAAACTTTCTAGCCCATACGCTGTTCGGCGAACCCCTAGCCGCCGACCACGGTGGTCCTCTTCGCCTGGTTGTACCACACTTGTACGCGTGGAAAAGTGCCAAGTGGCTCAATGGGCTGGAGTTTATGGACAAAGAATCTCTAGGTTTTTGGGAACGCAACGGCTACCATCGTCGGGGCGATCCGTGGGCTGAAGAACGGTACAGCAACTAG
- a CDS encoding phage holin family protein — protein MIGFLITTLVTALGLLITDFIPGVDIANFPAAIVAAIAIGFVNGFIRPVLSLLSLPINVLTLGLFAYVVNGFCFWLASTLAPGFAVHGLLAFFAGPVVLSFVSAFLNNYFVDRGLLSAEQSSEPKAN, from the coding sequence ATGATAGGCTTTTTGATTACGACTTTGGTCACAGCGTTGGGACTTTTAATCACAGACTTCATTCCTGGTGTAGATATTGCCAATTTTCCCGCAGCAATAGTGGCGGCGATCGCCATTGGCTTTGTAAATGGGTTTATTCGTCCGGTGTTGTCACTTTTGTCTCTACCCATTAATGTTTTAACCCTAGGTTTATTTGCCTACGTCGTGAATGGATTTTGCTTTTGGTTAGCCTCTACGCTTGCACCAGGATTTGCAGTTCACGGGCTACTCGCCTTTTTTGCTGGCCCTGTTGTCTTATCCTTCGTCAGCGCATTCTTAAATAATTATTTTGTAGATCGAGGGCTTCTGAGTGCCGAACAATCGTCAGAACCTAAGGCGAATTAG
- a CDS encoding YqaE/Pmp3 family membrane protein → MNNVLRIILGILLPPVGVFLTYGLSTTLLINILLTLLGWLPGSIHAVWAIAKQMEKQREEFPST, encoded by the coding sequence ATGAATAACGTACTTCGCATCATTCTTGGAATCCTTTTACCTCCCGTTGGCGTTTTCCTCACCTATGGCTTGAGCACAACGCTTTTAATCAACATTTTGTTGACGTTGTTGGGCTGGTTGCCAGGCAGTATTCATGCCGTTTGGGCGATCGCCAAGCAGATGGAAAAGCAGCGTGAAGAATTTCCATCTACCTAA
- the atpD gene encoding F0F1 ATP synthase subunit beta: protein MVTTAEKTVGFITQVIGPVVDVQFPSGQLPKIYNALKITGKNPGGDDVSVTCEVQQLLGDDQVRTVAMSSTDGLTRGMEAVDTGAPISVPVGTATLGRIFNVLGEPVDNKGPVGNDETLPIHRAAPKLTELETKPSVFETGIKVVDLLTPYRRGGKIGLFGGAGVGKTVIMMELINNIATQHGGVSVFAGVGERTREGNDLYNEMIESGVIDKDNPSNSKIALVYGQMNEPPGARMRVGLSGLTMAEYFRDVNKQDVLLFIDNIFRFVQAGSEVSALLGRMPSAVGYQPTLGTDMGDLQERITSTTEGSITSIQAVYVPADDLTDPAPATTFAHLDGTTVLSRSLASKGIYPAVDPLGSTSTMLQPDIVGSEHYQTARAVQATLQRYKELQDIIAILGLDELSEDDRLVVDRARKIERFLSQPFFVAEVFTGAPGKYVKLEDTIKGFQRILSGELDEYPEQAFYMVGSIDEAIAKGEKLKAENK from the coding sequence ATGGTCACTACAGCAGAAAAGACAGTCGGATTTATCACACAAGTTATTGGTCCCGTTGTGGATGTTCAGTTCCCCAGTGGTCAACTGCCGAAAATCTACAACGCTCTTAAAATCACAGGAAAGAATCCCGGTGGCGACGACGTAAGCGTTACCTGTGAGGTGCAGCAGCTCCTCGGTGACGACCAGGTACGAACCGTTGCGATGAGTTCTACCGATGGACTTACACGGGGCATGGAAGCTGTAGATACAGGCGCACCCATTAGCGTTCCCGTTGGAACGGCAACCCTAGGACGTATCTTTAACGTTCTGGGCGAACCTGTAGACAACAAAGGGCCGGTTGGCAACGATGAAACCCTTCCAATTCACCGTGCTGCGCCCAAACTAACGGAACTGGAAACTAAACCCTCCGTATTTGAGACAGGCATCAAGGTCGTTGACCTGTTGACTCCCTATCGTCGTGGTGGAAAGATTGGCTTGTTCGGCGGTGCTGGCGTAGGCAAAACCGTCATTATGATGGAGCTGATCAACAACATCGCAACCCAGCACGGCGGTGTGTCGGTGTTTGCTGGTGTAGGTGAGCGTACCCGCGAAGGAAACGACCTCTACAACGAAATGATCGAGTCGGGTGTTATTGATAAAGACAACCCCAGCAACTCGAAGATTGCCCTGGTATACGGTCAGATGAACGAACCCCCCGGAGCCCGCATGCGCGTTGGTCTGTCGGGTCTGACCATGGCTGAGTACTTCCGCGATGTCAATAAGCAGGACGTTCTACTATTTATTGACAATATCTTCCGTTTTGTACAAGCAGGTTCTGAGGTATCTGCACTCCTAGGTCGGATGCCCTCTGCGGTAGGATACCAGCCCACCCTCGGTACAGACATGGGGGATCTGCAAGAGCGCATCACCTCCACTACCGAAGGTTCTATTACCTCCATCCAAGCGGTATACGTTCCAGCGGACGACTTGACCGACCCCGCTCCGGCAACCACCTTTGCTCACCTGGATGGAACCACCGTACTTTCTCGTAGTTTGGCCTCCAAAGGAATCTACCCTGCTGTAGATCCCCTGGGTTCTACCTCCACGATGTTACAACCCGATATCGTAGGCAGTGAGCACTATCAAACGGCGCGTGCGGTTCAGGCAACCCTCCAGCGCTATAAGGAACTTCAGGACATCATCGCCATTCTGGGTCTGGATGAACTGTCGGAAGATGACCGTCTCGTTGTAGACCGTGCGCGGAAGATTGAGCGTTTCCTGTCTCAGCCCTTCTTCGTAGCGGAAGTCTTTACGGGCGCTCCTGGGAAGTATGTGAAGCTCGAGGACACCATCAAGGGCTTCCAGCGCATTCTCAGCGGTGAACTGGATGAGTATCCTGAGCAGGCTTTTTACATGGTTGGCAGCATCGACGAAGCGATCGCCAAAGGTGAGAAGCTAAAGGCTGAAAACAAGTAA
- a CDS encoding F0F1 ATP synthase subunit epsilon has protein sequence MALSVQVIAPDKKVWDSAAEEVILPSTTGQLGILSGHAPLLTALDIGVMRVRADREWVAIALMGGFAEVENDEVVILVNGAERGDEIDREEARTAFSEAEARLDKARGADNRQEQIQATQAMKRARARFQASGGMVQT, from the coding sequence ATGGCACTATCGGTTCAGGTCATTGCACCCGACAAGAAAGTATGGGACTCTGCGGCAGAAGAGGTGATTCTGCCAAGCACCACAGGTCAGTTGGGTATTCTAAGCGGTCACGCTCCCTTGCTTACAGCGCTGGATATCGGCGTAATGCGGGTTCGTGCGGATCGCGAGTGGGTGGCGATCGCCCTGATGGGTGGGTTCGCCGAAGTCGAAAACGATGAAGTTGTGATTCTCGTAAACGGGGCTGAGCGTGGCGACGAAATTGACCGTGAAGAGGCCCGCACAGCATTCAGTGAAGCAGAAGCACGACTGGACAAAGCGCGTGGGGCTGACAATCGCCAGGAGCAAATCCAAGCCACTCAAGCGATGAAGCGGGCTCGGGCTCGGTTTCAAGCATCAGGTGGCATGGTGCAAACCTAA
- a CDS encoding redoxin domain-containing protein, whose translation MTNPPLQIRQIIPLFELPAVNRKTRISSWDYKQHYSLAIAFIPNVGDPDCCALLLSLAKQYRTYRDLDTEILAIAHCPTVNEVEQLRTFVTEHNILFPVLWDTEGRVREAYLGTVQAGIFVGDRYGELYMQAIANHARELPQETEIREWVEYVDMQCAECFPPPWR comes from the coding sequence ATGACAAATCCGCCCCTGCAAATCCGCCAGATTATTCCGCTGTTTGAATTACCTGCGGTTAACCGTAAGACGCGCATCAGTTCCTGGGACTATAAGCAGCACTACAGTTTGGCGATCGCCTTTATTCCGAATGTTGGCGATCCGGATTGTTGCGCCTTGCTCCTGAGCCTTGCCAAGCAGTACCGCACCTATCGTGATCTCGATACTGAAATTCTGGCGATCGCCCATTGCCCAACCGTCAACGAGGTCGAGCAACTGCGAACATTCGTGACAGAACACAACATCCTATTCCCGGTGCTGTGGGATACCGAGGGGCGAGTGCGCGAGGCGTATCTCGGAACGGTTCAGGCTGGCATTTTCGTGGGCGATCGCTATGGCGAACTCTACATGCAGGCGATCGCCAACCATGCTAGAGAATTACCCCAGGAAACTGAGATTCGGGAATGGGTAGAATATGTAGACATGCAGTGTGCGGAATGCTTCCCACCCCCCTGGCGATGA
- a CDS encoding protochlorophyllide reductase codes for MEPQQKPTVVITGASSGVGLNAAKALADRGWYVIMACRNLEKAQNAARSIGMPEDSYMILPLDLASLASVRQFVDKFRATGRSLESLVCNAAVYLPLEKEPLRSEDGYELSVATNHLGHFLLCNLMLEDLKKSPAADKRLVILGTVTANPKELGGKIPIPAPPDLGNMDGLAAGFKAPIAMIDGKSFKSGKAYKDSKLCNVLTMRELHRRYHDETGITFSSLYPGCVADTPLFRHHFPLFQKIFPWFQKNITGGYVSQQTAGERVATVVANPDYKPSGVYWSWGNRQKEGRKAFLQELSNEALNDDKAQRLWELSAKLVGLT; via the coding sequence ATGGAACCACAGCAAAAACCTACAGTTGTGATCACAGGAGCCTCCTCTGGGGTCGGTTTGAATGCTGCAAAGGCACTTGCCGATCGGGGATGGTATGTGATCATGGCGTGCCGTAATCTTGAAAAAGCTCAAAACGCGGCTAGAAGTATTGGAATGCCGGAGGACAGTTATATGATCCTGCCTCTGGATTTAGCGTCTTTAGCGAGTGTGCGTCAGTTTGTGGATAAGTTTCGCGCAACTGGGCGATCGCTGGAATCTTTGGTGTGCAACGCCGCTGTCTATCTCCCGTTGGAAAAAGAACCCCTCCGCAGCGAGGATGGTTATGAACTGAGTGTTGCAACGAACCATCTGGGGCATTTCCTGCTGTGTAACCTCATGCTGGAAGACCTCAAAAAATCGCCTGCGGCGGATAAGCGCTTAGTCATCTTGGGAACCGTCACCGCGAACCCGAAGGAATTGGGCGGCAAGATCCCGATTCCGGCTCCACCGGATCTAGGGAATATGGATGGCCTAGCCGCTGGCTTCAAAGCCCCCATTGCCATGATTGATGGCAAGAGCTTTAAGTCGGGTAAAGCCTATAAAGACAGCAAGCTGTGTAATGTCTTAACCATGCGTGAACTGCACCGTCGCTATCACGATGAAACGGGCATTACCTTCAGTTCGCTGTATCCCGGTTGCGTTGCCGATACGCCCCTGTTCCGCCATCACTTCCCGCTGTTCCAGAAAATCTTCCCCTGGTTCCAGAAAAACATCACGGGAGGCTATGTGTCTCAGCAAACCGCTGGGGAGCGGGTCGCAACGGTGGTGGCAAACCCAGACTATAAACCGTCAGGTGTGTATTGGAGCTGGGGCAATCGCCAGAAAGAGGGGCGCAAGGCGTTCCTCCAGGAACTCTCAAACGAAGCGCTTAATGACGATAAGGCGCAGCGGTTGTGGGAACTCAGTGCGAAGCTGGTGGGCCTAACCTAG
- a CDS encoding tetratricopeptide repeat protein yields MKKLHWLNLAEYASAAGLGAGAIASVVFQKMLYVYAPLSFWVVLSLVNRRRFEEWTEHTNAVTLSELNRKIAKNVELLNQQIQGLPTAETMGNMRKSLLRKDRENMEKIAAEIRKLRYETQQRLIAVEKHNIELARDEFDRLKLQYSSLSESLGKVTGQMHRLSEVVGVDGLETDIAYLKTEVSHLQVNLQKLTDHMKPTLASVQDQVNVLNRQFQKLPPPFDATALKEEVNELVKVVSDLVPRREWNAVVRDIQAIHHQQESSSDVTQKLRQELQNLQAKVQADPGTDLRYIQVQINRLDQRLRQLPPPFDATELVHTVETLSKQVQGLSSQPAIARLADQLKSLQRSQKEQAEVCDRLRIHLHDLQNQLHAVPEMPQLQHKIEAVLQQRMDGLGRHLQQHLYAYAQSIAMTPGHRLSKGTLAFAEWLGYPDDRANVVDAPIRTEAEFQTRIADILQRKLAELSDQLDTFSDLSAAELAELPLYEFVFDVDPGASGVEQRGDAIANSMAVLDEALEQAQERLILVWPWSRQGELDATLLHKLQTLLSRGCEVSIGWCHRVNREESRFLSSINRRWSINPLEQGALQNTLQALLSLKRVHSDHFHFKILGTLENFLVCDQRYAILGVDHVLVKRNVFPNLELKLRTSDQDIIQRLIDRFDRLDLDPQDIAAYWNRAVTRYDLGDKQGALDDFNHIIAATPDDATAYNYRGTVRYDVGDRRGAVEDFDRSIQLNPQQEDAYCNRGLIRAELKAFKEAIADYNLAIWTTPDLAIAYFYRGIAYQKLRNYANAIADFTDAIRLAPDAAAAYYHRGILCQQTGDRATAIADFAQAAQLFHARGSSTNAQRALQHLRQLQQTSQTAS; encoded by the coding sequence TTGAAGAAGCTGCACTGGTTAAATCTAGCAGAGTATGCGTCCGCCGCTGGACTTGGCGCAGGGGCGATCGCATCCGTTGTGTTTCAAAAAATGCTGTACGTCTATGCCCCCCTTAGTTTTTGGGTAGTGCTGAGCTTAGTCAATCGGCGCCGGTTCGAAGAATGGACAGAACACACCAACGCCGTCACCTTGAGCGAACTAAACCGCAAAATTGCCAAAAACGTTGAGCTGCTTAATCAGCAGATTCAGGGCTTACCCACTGCAGAAACAATGGGAAATATGCGTAAATCCTTACTGCGAAAGGATCGCGAAAATATGGAGAAGATCGCCGCAGAAATCCGGAAATTACGATATGAAACCCAGCAGCGTCTGATTGCGGTCGAAAAGCACAACATCGAACTGGCGCGGGATGAGTTTGACCGTTTGAAGCTCCAATACAGCAGCTTATCTGAATCCTTGGGTAAAGTGACGGGTCAAATGCATCGCCTGTCCGAAGTGGTTGGGGTGGACGGTCTGGAAACAGATATTGCCTACCTCAAGACAGAAGTCTCCCACCTTCAAGTGAATCTGCAAAAACTCACGGATCACATGAAGCCCACCCTGGCGTCGGTTCAAGATCAGGTGAATGTCTTAAATCGACAATTTCAAAAACTTCCCCCTCCCTTTGATGCCACGGCGCTAAAGGAAGAAGTCAACGAACTCGTGAAAGTGGTATCTGACCTCGTACCCCGCCGCGAGTGGAATGCGGTGGTTCGAGATATTCAAGCCATTCACCACCAGCAAGAATCCAGCAGTGACGTCACTCAAAAACTGCGCCAAGAGCTTCAAAACTTACAAGCCAAGGTGCAGGCTGATCCCGGCACCGATCTGCGCTACATTCAGGTGCAAATCAATCGCTTAGACCAAAGGCTGCGGCAGTTGCCCCCTCCTTTTGATGCGACGGAGTTGGTGCACACCGTCGAAACGCTGTCGAAACAAGTCCAGGGCTTGTCCTCTCAACCTGCGATCGCCCGCCTCGCCGATCAACTGAAATCCCTCCAGCGATCCCAAAAGGAACAGGCCGAAGTTTGCGATCGCCTCCGGATTCACCTGCACGATTTGCAAAACCAACTTCATGCAGTGCCGGAGATGCCACAGCTTCAGCACAAAATCGAAGCAGTGCTCCAACAGCGCATGGACGGGTTAGGGCGTCATTTACAACAGCACCTGTACGCCTACGCTCAGTCAATCGCCATGACACCCGGCCATCGACTCTCCAAAGGAACGCTTGCGTTTGCGGAGTGGCTGGGATATCCCGACGACCGCGCTAATGTCGTGGATGCTCCCATTCGCACCGAAGCCGAGTTTCAAACGCGCATTGCCGATATCCTCCAACGCAAGCTAGCGGAGCTGAGCGATCAACTGGATACCTTTTCAGATCTATCCGCTGCCGAATTAGCAGAACTGCCGCTCTATGAATTTGTGTTTGATGTTGATCCCGGTGCATCTGGAGTCGAGCAGCGAGGGGATGCGATCGCCAACTCGATGGCGGTTCTCGATGAAGCCTTAGAGCAGGCTCAAGAGCGCTTAATTTTGGTCTGGCCGTGGTCGCGGCAAGGCGAGTTAGACGCCACCCTGCTCCATAAACTGCAAACTCTATTGAGCCGGGGTTGCGAGGTCAGCATTGGCTGGTGTCATCGGGTCAATCGTGAAGAATCCCGGTTCCTCAGCAGTATTAATCGGCGTTGGTCGATCAACCCGCTGGAGCAAGGAGCACTCCAGAACACCCTGCAAGCGCTGCTGAGTCTAAAACGCGTCCACTCTGACCATTTCCATTTCAAAATCTTGGGAACGTTGGAGAATTTCCTGGTCTGTGATCAGCGCTATGCCATTTTGGGGGTCGATCATGTCTTGGTGAAGCGCAACGTATTTCCCAACCTGGAACTCAAGCTTCGCACCAGCGATCAGGACATCATTCAGCGGTTAATTGACCGCTTCGATCGCCTCGATTTAGATCCACAGGACATCGCAGCCTACTGGAATCGAGCTGTCACCCGTTACGACCTCGGCGATAAGCAGGGAGCCTTAGACGATTTCAATCACATCATCGCCGCAACTCCAGACGATGCCACCGCTTACAACTATCGCGGTACCGTCCGGTATGACGTGGGCGATCGCCGGGGTGCAGTCGAGGACTTCGATCGCTCCATTCAGCTCAATCCCCAACAGGAAGATGCCTACTGCAACCGAGGACTGATTCGAGCGGAGTTAAAAGCCTTCAAAGAGGCGATCGCCGACTACAACCTCGCCATCTGGACAACACCTGACCTCGCCATTGCCTACTTTTACCGGGGCATAGCCTATCAAAAGCTGCGTAACTATGCCAATGCGATCGCCGATTTTACCGATGCGATCCGGCTTGCACCAGATGCCGCTGCCGCGTATTACCATCGGGGTATCCTATGCCAGCAAACCGGAGACCGAGCTACGGCGATCGCGGATTTTGCCCAAGCGGCTCAGCTATTCCACGCCCGTGGCAGCAGCACCAATGCTCAACGAGCGCTTCAACACCTGCGCCAACTTCAGCAAACGTCGCAAACCGCGTCCTAA
- a CDS encoding threonine synthase produces the protein MVPAARSHSSAVSPAVQGWPGLIEAYRSYLPVSDKTPVITLLEGNTPLIPVPAIAAEIGRQVSVYVKFDGLNPTGSFKDRGMTMAVSKAKEEGAKAVVCASTGNTSAAAAAYARRGGLKAFVLIPDGYVALGKLAQALLYGADVIAIKGNFDQTLEIVREVAEQYPITLVNSVNPYRLEGQKTAAFEIVDVLGDAPDWLCIPVGNAGNISAYWMGFCEYHQEGQCDRLPRMMGFQAAGASPLVSGHPVSHPETIATAIRIGNPASWQKAIAVRDASQGQFNAVTDDEILHAYRLLASQEGIFCEPASASSVAGLLKVKDQVPSGATVVCVVTGNGLKDPDTAIKHCDNEVSPGIDPSLAAVAQAMGF, from the coding sequence ATGGTACCTGCCGCCCGTTCTCACTCGTCTGCTGTGTCGCCTGCCGTACAAGGCTGGCCAGGGTTAATTGAAGCCTATCGCTCCTACTTACCCGTCAGCGATAAAACCCCTGTTATCACCTTGTTAGAAGGCAACACGCCACTCATTCCTGTGCCTGCGATCGCTGCTGAAATTGGGCGGCAGGTATCGGTGTATGTCAAATTTGATGGCCTGAATCCCACTGGAAGCTTCAAAGATCGCGGGATGACGATGGCGGTCTCCAAGGCCAAGGAAGAGGGAGCCAAAGCAGTGGTCTGCGCCAGCACGGGTAATACCTCAGCGGCGGCGGCGGCCTATGCCCGTCGGGGAGGCTTGAAGGCGTTTGTGTTGATTCCCGATGGCTATGTCGCCCTGGGCAAACTCGCCCAGGCGTTGCTGTACGGCGCAGACGTGATTGCGATTAAAGGCAACTTTGACCAAACCTTAGAGATTGTCCGCGAGGTGGCGGAGCAGTATCCGATTACGCTCGTCAATTCGGTGAATCCCTATCGCTTAGAGGGGCAGAAGACTGCGGCGTTTGAGATTGTGGATGTGCTGGGTGATGCCCCCGATTGGCTCTGCATTCCGGTGGGCAATGCGGGGAATATCTCGGCCTACTGGATGGGCTTTTGTGAATACCATCAGGAGGGACAGTGCGATCGTCTGCCTCGGATGATGGGCTTCCAGGCGGCTGGAGCTTCGCCCCTAGTGTCTGGACACCCTGTAAGCCATCCAGAAACGATCGCCACCGCCATTCGCATTGGTAATCCCGCCAGTTGGCAAAAGGCGATCGCCGTTCGGGATGCCAGTCAGGGGCAGTTCAATGCCGTCACCGATGACGAAATTCTGCACGCCTACCGACTACTGGCCTCACAGGAAGGCATTTTCTGTGAGCCTGCCAGTGCGTCCTCTGTGGCGGGACTCCTCAAGGTGAAAGATCAGGTTCCATCGGGAGCGACGGTCGTCTGTGTGGTAACGGGTAACGGCCTTAAAGATCCAGACACTGCCATTAAGCACTGCGATAATGAAGTGAGTCCCGGCATCGACCCTAGCCTAGCGGCGGTAGCTCAGGCCATGGGGTTTTAG